One genomic segment of Helianthus annuus cultivar XRQ/B chromosome 14, HanXRQr2.0-SUNRISE, whole genome shotgun sequence includes these proteins:
- the LOC110907402 gene encoding L-type lectin-domain containing receptor kinase IX.1, with product MAMIFLVCSFLFLLPFSESVDFKIDRFEADATNILYSGDAVSSVGTIEFNKVNYLTRVGQAVYYETVPIWDRKSGKLTDFTTHFTFIIDTLGSSLYGHGLAFFLAPVTFQIPPNSPGGFLGLFNTTYTDSSLNQMIVVEFDSFVNDEWDPPYEHVGINKNSIHSAVYTAWNASLHSGDSADAWVSYNATTQLLNLRWSYGAGNDSRGNENTSLSYQVDLREVLPERVMVGFSAATGANVERHILQSWEFNSTLNIKPKGEDNSKELKLAVGIAVPLGVLVLVAMTTCGVVYLRKQRNPSENSDEKPVEAFTSINDDLERGAGPRRFSYSDLISATNNFSNDRKLGQGGFGCVYKGYLSRENMAVAVKKISQGSRQGKKEYITEVKVISSLRHRNLVRLIGWCHDQTQFLLVYEFMPNGSLDSHLFGQKTPLEWSVRYKIATGLASALLYLHEEWEQCVVHRDIKTSNIMLDSGFNVKLGDFGLARLMDHELGPQTTGLAGTMGYLAPEYVTTGKASKESDVYSFGVVAIEIASGRKAMDNVDPDSDLGLVQWVWSLLGKGELLSGVDPRLNESFDAKEVECLMMVGLWCAHPDRSLRPSIRQALQVLKFEGAVPNLPLKMPVPMYSAEPDAPYLSSSSGGGSITYTSVSLVR from the coding sequence ATGGCTATGATTTTCTTGGTCTGTTCTTTCTTATTCTTGTTGCCTTTCTCCGAATCAGTAGATTTCAAGATCGATCGTTTCGAGGCGGATGCAACAAATATACTGTATTCAGGAGATGCTGTGTCTTCAGTTGGAACCATAGAGTTCAACAAAGTCAATTATCTTACTCGTGTAGGTCAAGCTGTGTACTATGAGACAGTCCCGATTTGGGACCGTAAGTCCGGTAAGCTCACCGATTTCACCACTCACTTCACCTTCATCATCGATACATTAGGTAGCTCCCTATACGGTCATGGGCTCGCTTTCTTTCTTGCCCCAGTGACCTTCCAAATCCCACCCAACTCACCCGGTGGCTTTCTAGGCCTGTTTAACACCACTTACACCGATTCGTCCCTAAATCAAATGATTGTTGTCGAGTTTGACTCATTCGTGAACGATGAATGGGATCCCCCATATGAACATGTGGGTATCAACAAGAACTCGATTCATTCAGCTGTTTACACTGCATGGAATGCGAGTTTACACAGTGGAGACTCTGCGGACGCCTGGGTCTCTTACAATGCCACCACTCAGCTTCTGAACCTTCGGTGGAGCTACGGTGCAGGAAATGATTCTCGAGGGAATGAGAATACCAGTCTTTCATATCAAGTTGACCTCAGGGAAGTTCTTCCTGAGCGTGTAATGGTCGGGTTTTCAGCTGCCACCGGTGCTAATGTAGAACGACATATCCTTCAATCCTGGGAGTTCAATTCAACTTTGAATATTAAACCAAAGGGTGAAGATAATTCAAAGGAATTGAAACTGGCAGTGGGAATAGCAGTCCCTCTTGGAGTTCTAGTTCTTGTAGCTATGACAACATGTGGTGTTGTATATTTGAGAAAACAAAGAAATCCTTCAGAGAATTCTGACGAGAAACCGGTAGAAGCCTTCACATCGATAAATGATGACCTGGAACGAGGAGCGGGCCCGAGAAGGTTTTCTTACAGCGATCTCATTTCAGCAACCAACAATTTCTCGAATGACAGAAAACTAGGCCAGGGTGGATTCGGGTGCGTCTACAAGGGCTACTTATCGCGCGAAAACATGGCGGTTGCTGTGAAGAAAATTTCACAGGGTTCTAGACAGGGGAAGAAAGAATACATAACGGAAGTGAAGGTTATTAGCAGTTTACGGCATCGAAACTTGGTGCGCCTCATCGGTTGGTGCCATGATCAGACTCAGTTCCTGCTTGTTTATGAGTTTATGCCAAATGGCAGCCTCGATTCTCACCTCTTCGGTCAGAAGACTCCTCTTGAGTGGTCTGTGAGGTATAAGATTGCTACGGGTTTAGCTTCTGCGTTGTTGTATCTTCACGAAGAATGGGAACAATGTGTGGTGCATCGTGATATTAAAACGAGCAACATTATGCTTGATTCGGGGTTCAACGTGAAGCTTGGAGATTTTGGATTGGCTCGGCTCATGGACCATGAGTTGGGTCCACAAACAACCGGTTTAGCCGGAACCATGGGTTACTTGGCTCCTGAGTACGTAACGACAGGAAAGGCTAGCAAAGAGTCAGACGTGTACAGCTTCGGAGTGGTGGCAATAGAGATTGCTTCTGGGCGAAAGGCGATGGATAATGTTGACCCAGATTCTGATCTTGGGTTGGTGCAGTGGGTTTGGAGTTTGCTTGGGAAAGGTGAGTTGCTTTCGGGTGTGGACCCGAGGCTGAACGAGTCCTTTGACGCGAAAGAAGTGGAGTGTTTGATGATGGTGGGGTTATGGTGTGCACACcctgaccgtagtctaaggccgTCAATCCGGCAAGCACTTCAGGTGCTGAAGTTTGAGGGTGCAGTCCCAAATCTTCCACTGAAGATGCCGGTGCCAATGTACTCTGCAGAACCAGATGCTCCTTATCTTAGTTCCAGTTCTGGAGGAGGTTCAATAACTTACACTAGCGTTAGTCTTGTCCGTTAA